In Gracilinanus agilis isolate LMUSP501 unplaced genomic scaffold, AgileGrace unplaced_scaffold19867, whole genome shotgun sequence, a genomic segment contains:
- the KCNK12 gene encoding potassium channel subfamily K member 12 → FGMTTPSTVAGKAFLIAYGLFGCAGTILFFNLFLERIISLLAFIMRACHERQLRRSGLLPPTFRRGSALSEADSLAGWKPSVYHVMLILGIFAVLLSCCASAMYTSVEGWDYVDSLYYCFVTFSTIGFGDLVSSQQEAYRHQGLYRLGNFLFILMGVCCIYSLFNVISIVIKQVLNWMLKKLSCPCCARCRKPSSRLGRRNAITPGSRFRRHLTSLEADGHYDSDAEGRRLSGEMISMRDLIASNKVSLALLQKQLSETANGYPRSVCVNTRQNGFSGGVGALGIMNNRLAETSDSR, encoded by the coding sequence GTTTTGGCATGACGACGCCCTCGACGGTGGCCGGGAAGGCCTTCCTCATCGCCTACGGCCTGTTCGGGTGTGCGGGCACCATCCTCTTCTTCAACCTCTTCTTGGAGCGCATCATCTCCCTGCTGGCCTTCATCATGAGGGCCTGCCACGAGCGGCAGCTGCGCCGCTCCGGCCTGCTGCCCCCCACCTTCCGCCGCGGCTCGGCCCTGTCCGAGGCGGACAGCCTGGCGGGCTGGAAGCCGTCCGTCTACCACGTGATGCTCATCCTGGGCATCTTCGCGGTGCTGCTGTCGTGCTGCGCCTCGGCCATGTACACCAGCGTGGAGGGCTGGGACTACGTGGACTCCCTCTACTACTGCTTCGTGACCTTCAGCACCATCGGCTTCGGGGACCTGGTGAGCAGCCAGCAGGAGGCCTACCGCCACCAGGGCCTCTACCGGCTGGGCAACTTCCTCTTCATCCTCATGGGCGTGTGCTGCATCTACTCCCTCTTCAACGTCATCTCCATCGTCATCAAGCAGGTCCTGAACTGGATGCTAAAGAAACTCAGCTGCCCGTGCTGCGCCCGGTGCCGGAAGCCCAGCAGCCGGCTGGGCCGGCGCAACGCCATCACCCCCGGCTCGCGCTTCCGGCGCCACCTCACCTCCCTGGAGGCGGACGGGCACTACGACAGCGACGCGGAGGGCCGGCGGCTGTCCGGGGAGATGATCTCCATGCGGGACCTGATCGCCTCCAATAAGGTCTCCCTGGCCCTGCTGCAGAAGCAGCTGTCCGAGACGGCCAACGGCTACCCCCGAAGCGTGTGCGTCAACACGCGGCAGAACGGCTTCTCGGGGGGTGTGGGGGCTCTGGGGATCATGAACAACCGCCTGGCGGAGACCAGCGACTCCAGGTAG